A window of the Halichoerus grypus chromosome 2, mHalGry1.hap1.1, whole genome shotgun sequence genome harbors these coding sequences:
- the RMND5B gene encoding E3 ubiquitin-protein transferase RMND5B isoform X2: protein MLSMLLGREHKQGERQAEGEAGSLLSPMRDLIPGTWDHDLSRRQTLNRLSHPGAPVLTFLELYLYLAEATMEQCASVEREVDRVLQKFLTYGQHCEQSLEELLHYVGQLRAELASAALQGTPLSATLSLVMSQCCRKIKDTVQKLASDHKDIHSSVSRVGKAIDRNFDSEICGVVSDAVWDSREKQQQVLQMAIVEHLYQQGMLSVAEELCQESTLNVDLDFKQPFLELNRILEALHEQDLGPALEWAVSHRQRLLELNSSLEFKLHRLHFIRLLAGGPEKQLEALSYARHFQPFARLHQREIQVMMGSLVYLRLGLEKSPYCHLLDNSHWAEICETFTRDACSLLGLSVESPLSVSFASGCVALPVLMNIKAVIEQRQCTGVWSHKDELPIEIELGMKCWYHSVFACPILRQQTSDSNPPIKLICGHVISRDALNKLINGGKLKCPYCPMEQNPADGKRIIF, encoded by the exons ATGTTATCGATGCTCCT aggcagagagcacaagcagggggagcggcaggcagagggagaagcaggctccctactgagcccgatgcgggacttgatcccaggaacctgggaccatgacctgagccgaaggcagacgcttaaccgactgagccacccaggcgccccggtcctGACCTTTCTTGAGCTGTATTTATATTTG GCAGAGGCCACCATGGAGCAGTGTGCGAGTGTGGAGAGGGAGGTGGACAGGGTCCTGCAGAAGTTCCTGACCTACGGGCAGCACTGCGAGCAGAGCCTGGAGGAGCTGCTGCACTACGTGGGCCAGCTGAGGGCTGAGCTGGCCAGCGCAG CCCTCCAGGGGACCCCTCTGTCAGCCACCCTCTCCCTGGTGATGTCCCAGTGCTGCCGGAAGATCAAAGACACCGTGCAGAAACTGGCTTCGGACCACAAGGACATTCACAGCAGCGTCTCCCGAGTGGGCAAAGCCATCGACAGG AACTTTGACTCTGAGATTTGCGGCGTCGTCTCCGATGCGGTGTGGGACTCGCgggagaagcagcagcaggtCCTGCAGATGGCCATTGTGGAGCACCTGTACCAGCAGGGCATGCTTAGCGTTGCCGAGGAGCTGTGCCAG GAGTCAACACTGAACGTGGACTTGGACTTTAAGCAGCCTTTCCTCGAGTTGAATCGAATCCTGGAAGCTCTGCACGAACAAGACCTAGGGCCGGCATTGGA ATGGGCCGTCTCCCACAGGCAGCGCCTGCTCGAGCTCAACAGCTCCCTGGAGTTCAAGCTGCACCGCCTACACTTCATCCGCCTCCTGGCAGGCGGCCCTGAGAAGCAGCTGGAGGCCCTCAGCTATGCCCGGCACTTTCAGCCGTTTGCACGGCTGCACCAGCGAG AGATCCAGGTGATGATGGGCAGCCTGGTGTACCTGCGGCTGGGCTTGGAGAAGTCCCCCTACTGCCACCTCCTGGACAACAGCCACTGGGCGGAGATCTGCGAGACCTTTACCCGCGATGCTTGTTCCCTGCTGGGGCTCTCGGTGGAGTCGCCCCTCAGCGTCAG CTTTGCTTCTGGCTGTGTGGCGCTGCCTGTGCTGATGAACATTAAGGCTGTGATTGAGCAGAGGCAGTGCACGGGGGTCTGGAGTCACAAGGACGAGCTACCG ATTGAGATTGAACTGGGCATGAAGTGCTGGTACCACTCGGTGTTCGCCTGCCCCATCCTCCGGCAGCAGACGTCAGATTCCAACCCTCCCATCAAGCTCATCTGTGGCCACGTGATCTCCCGAGACGCCCTCAACAAGCTCATCAATGGAGGAAA GCTGAAGTGTCCCTACTGCCCCATGGAGCAGAACCCAGCCGATGGGAAGCGCATCATATTCTGA
- the RMND5B gene encoding E3 ubiquitin-protein transferase RMND5B isoform X1, whose amino-acid sequence MTEALEARAPAAGIRGREHKQGERQAEGEAGSLLSPMRDLIPGTWDHDLSRRQTLNRLSHPGAPVLTFLELYLYLAEATMEQCASVEREVDRVLQKFLTYGQHCEQSLEELLHYVGQLRAELASAALQGTPLSATLSLVMSQCCRKIKDTVQKLASDHKDIHSSVSRVGKAIDRNFDSEICGVVSDAVWDSREKQQQVLQMAIVEHLYQQGMLSVAEELCQESTLNVDLDFKQPFLELNRILEALHEQDLGPALEWAVSHRQRLLELNSSLEFKLHRLHFIRLLAGGPEKQLEALSYARHFQPFARLHQREIQVMMGSLVYLRLGLEKSPYCHLLDNSHWAEICETFTRDACSLLGLSVESPLSVSFASGCVALPVLMNIKAVIEQRQCTGVWSHKDELPIEIELGMKCWYHSVFACPILRQQTSDSNPPIKLICGHVISRDALNKLINGGKLKCPYCPMEQNPADGKRIIF is encoded by the exons aggcagagagcacaagcagggggagcggcaggcagagggagaagcaggctccctactgagcccgatgcgggacttgatcccaggaacctgggaccatgacctgagccgaaggcagacgcttaaccgactgagccacccaggcgccccggtcctGACCTTTCTTGAGCTGTATTTATATTTG GCAGAGGCCACCATGGAGCAGTGTGCGAGTGTGGAGAGGGAGGTGGACAGGGTCCTGCAGAAGTTCCTGACCTACGGGCAGCACTGCGAGCAGAGCCTGGAGGAGCTGCTGCACTACGTGGGCCAGCTGAGGGCTGAGCTGGCCAGCGCAG CCCTCCAGGGGACCCCTCTGTCAGCCACCCTCTCCCTGGTGATGTCCCAGTGCTGCCGGAAGATCAAAGACACCGTGCAGAAACTGGCTTCGGACCACAAGGACATTCACAGCAGCGTCTCCCGAGTGGGCAAAGCCATCGACAGG AACTTTGACTCTGAGATTTGCGGCGTCGTCTCCGATGCGGTGTGGGACTCGCgggagaagcagcagcaggtCCTGCAGATGGCCATTGTGGAGCACCTGTACCAGCAGGGCATGCTTAGCGTTGCCGAGGAGCTGTGCCAG GAGTCAACACTGAACGTGGACTTGGACTTTAAGCAGCCTTTCCTCGAGTTGAATCGAATCCTGGAAGCTCTGCACGAACAAGACCTAGGGCCGGCATTGGA ATGGGCCGTCTCCCACAGGCAGCGCCTGCTCGAGCTCAACAGCTCCCTGGAGTTCAAGCTGCACCGCCTACACTTCATCCGCCTCCTGGCAGGCGGCCCTGAGAAGCAGCTGGAGGCCCTCAGCTATGCCCGGCACTTTCAGCCGTTTGCACGGCTGCACCAGCGAG AGATCCAGGTGATGATGGGCAGCCTGGTGTACCTGCGGCTGGGCTTGGAGAAGTCCCCCTACTGCCACCTCCTGGACAACAGCCACTGGGCGGAGATCTGCGAGACCTTTACCCGCGATGCTTGTTCCCTGCTGGGGCTCTCGGTGGAGTCGCCCCTCAGCGTCAG CTTTGCTTCTGGCTGTGTGGCGCTGCCTGTGCTGATGAACATTAAGGCTGTGATTGAGCAGAGGCAGTGCACGGGGGTCTGGAGTCACAAGGACGAGCTACCG ATTGAGATTGAACTGGGCATGAAGTGCTGGTACCACTCGGTGTTCGCCTGCCCCATCCTCCGGCAGCAGACGTCAGATTCCAACCCTCCCATCAAGCTCATCTGTGGCCACGTGATCTCCCGAGACGCCCTCAACAAGCTCATCAATGGAGGAAA GCTGAAGTGTCCCTACTGCCCCATGGAGCAGAACCCAGCCGATGGGAAGCGCATCATATTCTGA
- the RMND5B gene encoding E3 ubiquitin-protein transferase RMND5B isoform X3 translates to MRDLIPGTWDHDLSRRQTLNRLSHPGAPVLTFLELYLYLAEATMEQCASVEREVDRVLQKFLTYGQHCEQSLEELLHYVGQLRAELASAALQGTPLSATLSLVMSQCCRKIKDTVQKLASDHKDIHSSVSRVGKAIDRNFDSEICGVVSDAVWDSREKQQQVLQMAIVEHLYQQGMLSVAEELCQESTLNVDLDFKQPFLELNRILEALHEQDLGPALEWAVSHRQRLLELNSSLEFKLHRLHFIRLLAGGPEKQLEALSYARHFQPFARLHQREIQVMMGSLVYLRLGLEKSPYCHLLDNSHWAEICETFTRDACSLLGLSVESPLSVSFASGCVALPVLMNIKAVIEQRQCTGVWSHKDELPIEIELGMKCWYHSVFACPILRQQTSDSNPPIKLICGHVISRDALNKLINGGKLKCPYCPMEQNPADGKRIIF, encoded by the exons atgcgggacttgatcccaggaacctgggaccatgacctgagccgaaggcagacgcttaaccgactgagccacccaggcgccccggtcctGACCTTTCTTGAGCTGTATTTATATTTG GCAGAGGCCACCATGGAGCAGTGTGCGAGTGTGGAGAGGGAGGTGGACAGGGTCCTGCAGAAGTTCCTGACCTACGGGCAGCACTGCGAGCAGAGCCTGGAGGAGCTGCTGCACTACGTGGGCCAGCTGAGGGCTGAGCTGGCCAGCGCAG CCCTCCAGGGGACCCCTCTGTCAGCCACCCTCTCCCTGGTGATGTCCCAGTGCTGCCGGAAGATCAAAGACACCGTGCAGAAACTGGCTTCGGACCACAAGGACATTCACAGCAGCGTCTCCCGAGTGGGCAAAGCCATCGACAGG AACTTTGACTCTGAGATTTGCGGCGTCGTCTCCGATGCGGTGTGGGACTCGCgggagaagcagcagcaggtCCTGCAGATGGCCATTGTGGAGCACCTGTACCAGCAGGGCATGCTTAGCGTTGCCGAGGAGCTGTGCCAG GAGTCAACACTGAACGTGGACTTGGACTTTAAGCAGCCTTTCCTCGAGTTGAATCGAATCCTGGAAGCTCTGCACGAACAAGACCTAGGGCCGGCATTGGA ATGGGCCGTCTCCCACAGGCAGCGCCTGCTCGAGCTCAACAGCTCCCTGGAGTTCAAGCTGCACCGCCTACACTTCATCCGCCTCCTGGCAGGCGGCCCTGAGAAGCAGCTGGAGGCCCTCAGCTATGCCCGGCACTTTCAGCCGTTTGCACGGCTGCACCAGCGAG AGATCCAGGTGATGATGGGCAGCCTGGTGTACCTGCGGCTGGGCTTGGAGAAGTCCCCCTACTGCCACCTCCTGGACAACAGCCACTGGGCGGAGATCTGCGAGACCTTTACCCGCGATGCTTGTTCCCTGCTGGGGCTCTCGGTGGAGTCGCCCCTCAGCGTCAG CTTTGCTTCTGGCTGTGTGGCGCTGCCTGTGCTGATGAACATTAAGGCTGTGATTGAGCAGAGGCAGTGCACGGGGGTCTGGAGTCACAAGGACGAGCTACCG ATTGAGATTGAACTGGGCATGAAGTGCTGGTACCACTCGGTGTTCGCCTGCCCCATCCTCCGGCAGCAGACGTCAGATTCCAACCCTCCCATCAAGCTCATCTGTGGCCACGTGATCTCCCGAGACGCCCTCAACAAGCTCATCAATGGAGGAAA GCTGAAGTGTCCCTACTGCCCCATGGAGCAGAACCCAGCCGATGGGAAGCGCATCATATTCTGA
- the RMND5B gene encoding E3 ubiquitin-protein transferase RMND5B isoform X4, whose translation MEQCASVEREVDRVLQKFLTYGQHCEQSLEELLHYVGQLRAELASAALQGTPLSATLSLVMSQCCRKIKDTVQKLASDHKDIHSSVSRVGKAIDRNFDSEICGVVSDAVWDSREKQQQVLQMAIVEHLYQQGMLSVAEELCQESTLNVDLDFKQPFLELNRILEALHEQDLGPALEWAVSHRQRLLELNSSLEFKLHRLHFIRLLAGGPEKQLEALSYARHFQPFARLHQREIQVMMGSLVYLRLGLEKSPYCHLLDNSHWAEICETFTRDACSLLGLSVESPLSVSFASGCVALPVLMNIKAVIEQRQCTGVWSHKDELPIEIELGMKCWYHSVFACPILRQQTSDSNPPIKLICGHVISRDALNKLINGGKLKCPYCPMEQNPADGKRIIF comes from the exons ATGGAGCAGTGTGCGAGTGTGGAGAGGGAGGTGGACAGGGTCCTGCAGAAGTTCCTGACCTACGGGCAGCACTGCGAGCAGAGCCTGGAGGAGCTGCTGCACTACGTGGGCCAGCTGAGGGCTGAGCTGGCCAGCGCAG CCCTCCAGGGGACCCCTCTGTCAGCCACCCTCTCCCTGGTGATGTCCCAGTGCTGCCGGAAGATCAAAGACACCGTGCAGAAACTGGCTTCGGACCACAAGGACATTCACAGCAGCGTCTCCCGAGTGGGCAAAGCCATCGACAGG AACTTTGACTCTGAGATTTGCGGCGTCGTCTCCGATGCGGTGTGGGACTCGCgggagaagcagcagcaggtCCTGCAGATGGCCATTGTGGAGCACCTGTACCAGCAGGGCATGCTTAGCGTTGCCGAGGAGCTGTGCCAG GAGTCAACACTGAACGTGGACTTGGACTTTAAGCAGCCTTTCCTCGAGTTGAATCGAATCCTGGAAGCTCTGCACGAACAAGACCTAGGGCCGGCATTGGA ATGGGCCGTCTCCCACAGGCAGCGCCTGCTCGAGCTCAACAGCTCCCTGGAGTTCAAGCTGCACCGCCTACACTTCATCCGCCTCCTGGCAGGCGGCCCTGAGAAGCAGCTGGAGGCCCTCAGCTATGCCCGGCACTTTCAGCCGTTTGCACGGCTGCACCAGCGAG AGATCCAGGTGATGATGGGCAGCCTGGTGTACCTGCGGCTGGGCTTGGAGAAGTCCCCCTACTGCCACCTCCTGGACAACAGCCACTGGGCGGAGATCTGCGAGACCTTTACCCGCGATGCTTGTTCCCTGCTGGGGCTCTCGGTGGAGTCGCCCCTCAGCGTCAG CTTTGCTTCTGGCTGTGTGGCGCTGCCTGTGCTGATGAACATTAAGGCTGTGATTGAGCAGAGGCAGTGCACGGGGGTCTGGAGTCACAAGGACGAGCTACCG ATTGAGATTGAACTGGGCATGAAGTGCTGGTACCACTCGGTGTTCGCCTGCCCCATCCTCCGGCAGCAGACGTCAGATTCCAACCCTCCCATCAAGCTCATCTGTGGCCACGTGATCTCCCGAGACGCCCTCAACAAGCTCATCAATGGAGGAAA GCTGAAGTGTCCCTACTGCCCCATGGAGCAGAACCCAGCCGATGGGAAGCGCATCATATTCTGA
- the RMND5B gene encoding E3 ubiquitin-protein transferase RMND5B isoform X5, translating into MSQCCRKIKDTVQKLASDHKDIHSSVSRVGKAIDRNFDSEICGVVSDAVWDSREKQQQVLQMAIVEHLYQQGMLSVAEELCQESTLNVDLDFKQPFLELNRILEALHEQDLGPALEWAVSHRQRLLELNSSLEFKLHRLHFIRLLAGGPEKQLEALSYARHFQPFARLHQREIQVMMGSLVYLRLGLEKSPYCHLLDNSHWAEICETFTRDACSLLGLSVESPLSVSFASGCVALPVLMNIKAVIEQRQCTGVWSHKDELPIEIELGMKCWYHSVFACPILRQQTSDSNPPIKLICGHVISRDALNKLINGGKLKCPYCPMEQNPADGKRIIF; encoded by the exons ATGTCCCAGTGCTGCCGGAAGATCAAAGACACCGTGCAGAAACTGGCTTCGGACCACAAGGACATTCACAGCAGCGTCTCCCGAGTGGGCAAAGCCATCGACAGG AACTTTGACTCTGAGATTTGCGGCGTCGTCTCCGATGCGGTGTGGGACTCGCgggagaagcagcagcaggtCCTGCAGATGGCCATTGTGGAGCACCTGTACCAGCAGGGCATGCTTAGCGTTGCCGAGGAGCTGTGCCAG GAGTCAACACTGAACGTGGACTTGGACTTTAAGCAGCCTTTCCTCGAGTTGAATCGAATCCTGGAAGCTCTGCACGAACAAGACCTAGGGCCGGCATTGGA ATGGGCCGTCTCCCACAGGCAGCGCCTGCTCGAGCTCAACAGCTCCCTGGAGTTCAAGCTGCACCGCCTACACTTCATCCGCCTCCTGGCAGGCGGCCCTGAGAAGCAGCTGGAGGCCCTCAGCTATGCCCGGCACTTTCAGCCGTTTGCACGGCTGCACCAGCGAG AGATCCAGGTGATGATGGGCAGCCTGGTGTACCTGCGGCTGGGCTTGGAGAAGTCCCCCTACTGCCACCTCCTGGACAACAGCCACTGGGCGGAGATCTGCGAGACCTTTACCCGCGATGCTTGTTCCCTGCTGGGGCTCTCGGTGGAGTCGCCCCTCAGCGTCAG CTTTGCTTCTGGCTGTGTGGCGCTGCCTGTGCTGATGAACATTAAGGCTGTGATTGAGCAGAGGCAGTGCACGGGGGTCTGGAGTCACAAGGACGAGCTACCG ATTGAGATTGAACTGGGCATGAAGTGCTGGTACCACTCGGTGTTCGCCTGCCCCATCCTCCGGCAGCAGACGTCAGATTCCAACCCTCCCATCAAGCTCATCTGTGGCCACGTGATCTCCCGAGACGCCCTCAACAAGCTCATCAATGGAGGAAA GCTGAAGTGTCCCTACTGCCCCATGGAGCAGAACCCAGCCGATGGGAAGCGCATCATATTCTGA
- the NHP2 gene encoding H/ACA ribonucleoprotein complex subunit 2 isoform X1, translating to MTKIKTDPDGPEAQAEACLGERTYHELLVNLNPIAQPLASRRLTRKLYKCIKKAVKQKQIRRGVKEVQKFINKGEKGIMVLAGDTLPIEVYCHLPVMCEDRNLPYVYIPSKTDLGAAAGSKRPTCVIMVKPHEEYQEAYDECLEEVQALPPPM from the exons ATGACCAAAATAAAGACAGATCCGGACGGGCCGGAGGCTCAGGCGGAGGCGTGCCTCGGGGAGCGCACTTACCACGAGCTGCTGGTGAATCTGAACCCCATCGCGCAGCCCCTGGCCTCTCGCCGTCTCACGCGGAAGCTCTACAAGTGCATCAAGAAAG CCGTGAAGCAGAAGCAGATTCGGCGCGGGGTGAAGGAGGTTCAGAAGTTTATCAACAAAGGCGAGAAAGG GATCATGGTTTTGGCAGGAGACACGTTGCCCATTGAGGTCTACTGCCATCTCCCAGTTATGTGTGAGGACCGGAACTTGCCCTACGTCTATATCCCCTCTAAGACG GACCTGGGTGCAGCCGCGGGCTCCAAGCGCCCCACCTGCGTGATCATGGTCAAGCCACACGAGGAGTACCAGGAGGCTTATGACGAGTGCCTGGAGGAGGTGcaggccctgcccccccccatgtGA
- the NHP2 gene encoding H/ACA ribonucleoprotein complex subunit 2 isoform X2, with product MTKIKTDPDGPEAQAEACLGERTYHELLVNLNPIAQPLASRRLTRKLYKCIKKAVKQKQIRRGVKEVQKFINKGEKGIMVLAGDTLPIEVYCHLPVMCEDRNLPYVYIPSKTAFLPLSAGPGCSRGLQAPHLRDHGQATRGVPGGL from the exons ATGACCAAAATAAAGACAGATCCGGACGGGCCGGAGGCTCAGGCGGAGGCGTGCCTCGGGGAGCGCACTTACCACGAGCTGCTGGTGAATCTGAACCCCATCGCGCAGCCCCTGGCCTCTCGCCGTCTCACGCGGAAGCTCTACAAGTGCATCAAGAAAG CCGTGAAGCAGAAGCAGATTCGGCGCGGGGTGAAGGAGGTTCAGAAGTTTATCAACAAAGGCGAGAAAGG GATCATGGTTTTGGCAGGAGACACGTTGCCCATTGAGGTCTACTGCCATCTCCCAGTTATGTGTGAGGACCGGAACTTGCCCTACGTCTATATCCCCTCTAAGACG GCCTTCCTTCCCTTGTCCGCAGGACCTGGGTGCAGCCGCGGGCTCCAAGCGCCCCACCTGCGTGATCATGGTCAAGCCACACGAGGAGTACCAGGAGGCTTATGA